The following proteins are encoded in a genomic region of Pirellulales bacterium:
- a CDS encoding aldolase/citrate lyase family protein, translated as MSRFRELLAKGELVRVFALGRLTHPVTIDLFGLAGGFHGFWLDQEHCGLSYQEVQLAAACARANNFDCFVRMAPTDYALVTQNLEAGAGGVMAAQIKSAEHAEEFVTWAKFAPRGLRGMNTSGRDALYTHKSQEQFAADANREQFLAIQIETLGALDDVDAIAANDAVDLLFVGPSDLSQAMGVLGQFSHPKVIEALDHVAAACRKHGKHWGTVAPNPEYTHRCYDKGCRMLSLGADVLALKQGIQAARTTYKDLFGG; from the coding sequence ATGAGTCGCTTTCGCGAATTGCTGGCCAAAGGTGAGCTAGTGCGGGTTTTTGCCCTTGGTCGGCTTACGCATCCGGTAACGATCGACCTGTTCGGCTTGGCCGGTGGCTTTCACGGCTTTTGGCTCGATCAGGAACATTGCGGCCTCTCGTACCAGGAAGTCCAGTTGGCCGCCGCCTGCGCGCGGGCCAACAACTTCGACTGTTTCGTCCGCATGGCCCCCACGGATTACGCCCTGGTGACGCAGAACCTGGAAGCAGGCGCCGGCGGCGTGATGGCCGCACAAATCAAGTCGGCCGAACATGCCGAGGAGTTCGTGACCTGGGCCAAGTTCGCGCCGCGTGGCTTGCGCGGCATGAACACTTCGGGGCGTGACGCCCTGTACACGCATAAGTCGCAGGAGCAATTTGCCGCTGACGCCAACCGCGAGCAGTTCCTGGCAATCCAGATCGAAACGTTGGGCGCGCTGGACGACGTTGATGCCATCGCGGCCAACGACGCGGTCGATCTCCTGTTCGTCGGGCCGAGCGACCTGTCGCAAGCCATGGGCGTGCTGGGCCAGTTCTCGCATCCGAAAGTGATCGAAGCGCTCGATCATGTCGCGGCGGCCTGCCGGAAACACGGCAAGCATTGGGGCACGGTGGCGCCGAATCCAGAATACACGCACCGCTGCTACGACAAGGGCTGCCGAATGCTCAGCCTGGGGGCCGACGTGCTGGCACTGAAGCAAGGCATCCAAGCCGCGCGCACCACGTACAAAGACCTCTTCGGCGGGTAA
- a CDS encoding PEP-CTERM sorting domain-containing protein (PEP-CTERM proteins occur, often in large numbers, in the proteomes of bacteria that also encode an exosortase, a predicted intramembrane cysteine proteinase. The presence of a PEP-CTERM domain at a protein's C-terminus predicts cleavage within the sorting domain, followed by covalent anchoring to some some component of the (usually Gram-negative) cell surface. Many PEP-CTERM proteins exhibit an unusual sequence composition that includes large numbers of potential glycosylation sites. Expression of one such protein has been shown restore the ability of a bacterium to form floc, a type of biofilm.) has protein sequence MLEVKPTTGNRTIASDATRGFGPWGTYVKGPTAVVVVPNVPEPSTVVLAALVGLKLLIGRRKHGR, from the coding sequence GTGCTGGAAGTCAAACCCACGACCGGCAATCGAACAATCGCCTCCGACGCCACTCGCGGTTTCGGACCTTGGGGAACTTATGTGAAGGGGCCCACCGCCGTCGTGGTTGTGCCGAATGTCCCCGAGCCCTCGACCGTCGTGCTGGCCGCACTCGTCGGGCTCAAGCTCTTGATAGGGCGGCGTAAGCACGGCCGCTAG
- a CDS encoding B12-binding domain-containing radical SAM protein yields the protein MNANTLTVMEAESTSSRPQRVLSICLINPRFEPSYWGFEFALPLYPGDKRSTMISGSLSSVAGLCGEHNVTLLDENVEDIDWDSMSQYDMVGVTGMNVQKNRIREILVKLREMKIFSVVGGPFVTVDEGFFDGLCDVKFIGEAETTWPQFLEDYSRGRPTETRYKQAQPTDMSQVPRPRFDLLKVGRYASGALQYSRGCPFQCEFCDIIVIFGRRPRVKQPEQLVAELDDMRRVGFHSAFIVDDNFIGDKKKAKALLEKLIPWMEEHNYPLRLTTEASIDLAEDPELMDMMYRANFRSVFIGIETPRIDSLKETKKFQNVRGDSLEAKLARIQRAGLDINAGFIVGFDSDDKGIFDDQFRFIQDNGITLAMVGMLQAIPTTPLYERLEREGRLVMEDPNCNFVPRQMTRDELVAGYRDLVKRLYSPEAFLERYFQVFKHPEFLARRADICRKAGEGKTLPTLAYGLALLWSLFWTLWRDGSLFTVGRVYGKSFFARDTGQPRTIIGFAQFMNRCVTHWHFYKFTREMIAGRLRAYNSG from the coding sequence ATGAACGCGAATACGTTGACCGTCATGGAAGCCGAGAGCACCTCGAGCCGCCCGCAAAGGGTACTCTCGATTTGCCTGATCAATCCGCGCTTCGAGCCGTCGTACTGGGGCTTCGAATTCGCGCTCCCGCTGTATCCGGGCGATAAGCGCAGCACCATGATCTCGGGTTCGCTCTCTTCGGTGGCCGGCCTGTGCGGTGAGCACAACGTGACGTTGCTCGATGAGAATGTCGAGGACATCGATTGGGATTCGATGAGCCAATACGACATGGTCGGCGTGACCGGTATGAACGTCCAAAAGAATCGCATTCGCGAAATTCTTGTCAAATTGCGCGAGATGAAGATCTTCTCTGTCGTGGGTGGTCCCTTCGTCACGGTCGACGAAGGATTCTTCGACGGTCTGTGCGACGTCAAGTTCATCGGCGAGGCGGAGACGACCTGGCCCCAATTCCTCGAAGACTATTCTCGTGGCCGGCCCACCGAGACGCGCTACAAACAGGCCCAGCCCACGGACATGTCGCAGGTTCCCCGCCCGCGCTTCGACCTGTTAAAGGTCGGTCGCTATGCGTCGGGCGCTTTGCAATATTCGCGCGGCTGTCCCTTTCAATGCGAGTTCTGCGACATCATCGTGATCTTCGGCCGGCGCCCGCGCGTCAAGCAGCCCGAGCAGCTCGTGGCCGAATTGGATGACATGCGTCGCGTCGGGTTTCACTCGGCGTTCATCGTCGACGACAACTTTATCGGCGACAAAAAGAAGGCGAAGGCTCTGCTCGAAAAGCTCATTCCTTGGATGGAAGAGCACAACTATCCGCTCCGTCTGACGACCGAGGCCAGCATCGATCTGGCCGAGGATCCTGAGCTGATGGACATGATGTATCGCGCGAATTTTCGCAGCGTCTTCATCGGCATCGAAACGCCGCGCATCGACTCGCTGAAAGAAACCAAGAAATTTCAGAACGTGCGCGGAGATTCGCTCGAAGCCAAATTGGCGCGCATCCAGCGTGCCGGCCTCGACATCAATGCCGGCTTCATCGTCGGCTTCGATAGCGACGATAAGGGAATCTTCGACGACCAGTTTCGCTTCATCCAGGACAACGGCATCACGCTGGCTATGGTCGGCATGCTGCAAGCCATTCCCACCACGCCGCTGTACGAACGGCTGGAGCGCGAGGGGCGGCTGGTGATGGAGGATCCGAATTGCAACTTCGTTCCCCGGCAAATGACCCGCGACGAGTTAGTGGCCGGCTATCGCGACCTGGTGAAGCGGCTCTACTCGCCCGAGGCATTTCTCGAACGCTATTTTCAGGTGTTCAAACATCCCGAGTTCCTCGCCCGGCGGGCCGACATCTGTCGTAAAGCCGGCGAAGGCAAAACGCTTCCGACGTTGGCCTATGGCCTGGCCCTGCTGTGGTCCTTGTTCTGGACGCTGTGGCGGGACGGGTCGTTGTTCACGGTGGGGCGGGTCTATGGGAAATCATTTTTCGCCCGTGATACGGGGCAGCCGCGCACGATCATCGGCTTTGCCCAATTCATGAACCGCTGCGTGACTCACTGGCACTTCTATAAATTCACGCGCGAGATGATCGCCGGCCGGCTGCGCGCTTACAACAGCGGCTGA
- a CDS encoding dockerin type I domain-containing protein, translating into MRYIAVCGLSLISLLAPLHNVRAVVISTGNGTGNTTAPANDPGFANVGILASGSAIYLGGGWVLTAAHVWDNPDGAPTQTWLNGTFYNNVVSSAVQLTNPDGAGFTPDTDLEMYRLASNPSLPSLSISSTAPQAGWNVTMIGNGRERTNDQVGFWTSSWQPSSTPSKYAGEIWNNSQDIRWGTNVIDGPSMARAAGVNSEMAFTTTFNQNGTAFEAQGTPGDSGGAVFHQNPLGQWQLAGVMFSTTSMPGQPFGLSVFGDTTISADLSVYRDEINQIMATSTTTAAAPIPGDVNGDGVVNIQDIAAITNHWLQTAVNGVDPVGDVNQDGIVNSQDLAYMASIMHDASGMTMSGVPEPASYALALSALLGLLGLRRCMGRRVA; encoded by the coding sequence ATGCGATACATCGCAGTCTGTGGGCTGTCGCTCATTTCGCTGCTTGCACCTTTGCATAACGTCCGGGCCGTGGTGATCTCGACGGGCAATGGCACCGGAAACACGACCGCGCCGGCCAACGACCCTGGCTTTGCCAACGTCGGTATTCTCGCCAGCGGCAGCGCGATCTATCTCGGTGGTGGCTGGGTGCTGACCGCGGCCCATGTCTGGGATAACCCCGACGGTGCGCCGACGCAAACCTGGCTCAATGGCACCTTCTACAACAACGTCGTAAGTTCGGCCGTGCAGTTGACGAACCCCGACGGCGCCGGCTTTACCCCCGACACGGACCTGGAAATGTATCGCCTGGCGTCGAATCCTTCGCTCCCTTCGTTGAGCATCAGTTCGACGGCCCCGCAGGCCGGCTGGAACGTGACAATGATCGGCAATGGCCGCGAGCGGACTAACGACCAGGTCGGGTTTTGGACTTCTTCGTGGCAGCCCTCGTCCACTCCCAGCAAGTATGCCGGCGAGATCTGGAATAACTCCCAGGATATTCGCTGGGGCACTAACGTGATCGACGGACCGTCGATGGCCCGCGCCGCCGGCGTGAATTCGGAAATGGCCTTCACGACCACGTTCAACCAGAACGGCACAGCCTTCGAGGCGCAGGGGACGCCGGGTGATTCCGGCGGCGCCGTGTTTCACCAGAACCCATTGGGACAATGGCAATTGGCCGGCGTTATGTTCTCGACTACGTCCATGCCGGGTCAGCCATTTGGGCTGTCGGTCTTCGGCGATACCACGATTTCGGCCGACCTCTCGGTCTATCGCGACGAAATCAACCAGATCATGGCGACCTCGACCACCACTGCCGCGGCCCCCATACCGGGCGATGTGAACGGCGACGGCGTCGTCAACATTCAGGACATTGCCGCTATCACCAACCACTGGCTGCAAACGGCCGTCAATGGCGTCGATCCGGTGGGAGACGTCAACCAGGACGGCATCGTGAACTCGCAAGATCTGGCCTACATGGCCAGCATCATGCACGATGCTAGCGGCATGACCATGTCCGGCGTGCCTGAGCCCGCAAGCTATGCGCTCGCTCTATCTGCCCTGCTTGGTTTGCTAGGCCTTCGCCGCTGCATGGGACGTCGCGTCGCATAA
- a CDS encoding M48 family metallopeptidase → MDFFEHQEQARRQTGLLIVYFVMAVISIVIAVYLAVAGVLFYGQGHNGSGPTLWFPDVFAAVAGGTVLLITVGSLYKIAELSQGGEVVARSLGGRPVPANTRELRERVLLNVVEEMAIASGTPVPPVFLLDNERAINAFAAGTTPQNAVIGVTRGTIETLNREELQGVIAHEFSHILNGDMRINLRLIGILNGILLIATIGYVLMRSGSSRVYFSSSSNEKKGGNPLPLLGLLLYVIGYIGVFFGHLIKSAVSRQREYLADASAVQFTRLPDGIAGALKKIGGLTDGSRLQTPQAEEASHMFFGNGLARPLFELLATHPPLAERIRRIDPSFDGKFPQVTAITYSAADVIDPHALAARRQASAAVHAEATAGAQSFAFQPAAAVAQVGAPRLEHLDYAAALVASLPPDLLAGARDPLGAVATVYALLLDDRQPEIRAKQLSYLATQADPRANAETLRIAPVASQVKPEAKLPLVSLVLPALKRLSPQQLANFRADVIFLTKADDRLSLFEYAVHRLVLKRLLPRLEESPPSKQRYDKLAQVLPACRSLISTLAWSGTRDDAQAARAFEIGTTMLGAAAHGLTLANRADSGLTAFDRALDVLACAAPALKKNVLEGCAACIGADVQVTVEEGELLRVIADALACPMPPLVKTHGD, encoded by the coding sequence ATGGACTTCTTCGAACATCAAGAGCAGGCCCGCCGCCAGACTGGCTTGCTGATTGTTTATTTCGTGATGGCGGTGATTTCGATCGTGATCGCGGTCTATCTGGCCGTGGCCGGTGTGCTGTTTTACGGACAGGGGCACAACGGATCGGGGCCGACGCTGTGGTTTCCCGATGTCTTCGCCGCGGTGGCCGGCGGCACCGTGCTGCTGATCACCGTGGGCAGCCTGTACAAGATTGCCGAGTTGTCACAGGGGGGAGAGGTCGTCGCGCGCAGCCTCGGCGGCCGCCCGGTGCCGGCCAACACGCGTGAATTGCGCGAACGCGTCTTGCTGAACGTCGTCGAGGAAATGGCCATTGCCTCGGGCACGCCGGTACCCCCCGTGTTTTTGCTCGACAACGAACGGGCGATCAACGCCTTTGCCGCGGGCACCACGCCGCAGAACGCCGTGATCGGGGTCACGCGCGGCACGATCGAGACGCTGAACCGCGAAGAGTTGCAGGGGGTCATCGCCCACGAGTTCAGTCACATTCTCAACGGCGACATGCGGATCAACCTGCGCTTGATCGGCATTCTGAATGGCATCTTGCTGATCGCCACAATCGGTTACGTGCTGATGAGATCGGGCTCATCACGTGTGTACTTCTCCAGTTCCTCCAACGAAAAAAAGGGGGGCAACCCACTGCCGCTGTTGGGGCTGCTGCTGTACGTAATCGGGTACATCGGCGTTTTCTTCGGGCACTTGATAAAAAGCGCCGTATCACGCCAGCGCGAGTACTTGGCCGACGCGTCGGCCGTGCAATTCACTCGGCTGCCGGATGGGATCGCGGGGGCGCTCAAAAAAATCGGCGGGCTGACCGATGGCTCGCGCTTGCAAACTCCGCAGGCCGAAGAGGCAAGCCACATGTTCTTCGGCAATGGGCTGGCGCGACCGCTGTTCGAACTATTGGCGACGCACCCGCCGCTGGCCGAACGGATTCGCAGGATCGACCCGTCGTTCGATGGAAAGTTCCCCCAGGTCACGGCGATCACGTATTCCGCGGCAGACGTCATTGATCCCCATGCGCTGGCGGCACGCCGACAGGCGAGCGCGGCGGTACATGCCGAGGCCACGGCCGGCGCACAGAGCTTTGCGTTTCAGCCGGCGGCCGCGGTGGCGCAGGTCGGCGCGCCGCGCCTGGAGCATCTGGACTATGCGGCAGCCCTGGTCGCGTCGCTTCCGCCAGATCTTTTGGCCGGCGCCCGCGATCCGCTGGGGGCGGTGGCCACGGTCTACGCACTACTGCTCGATGACCGGCAGCCCGAGATTCGTGCGAAACAACTGTCATACCTGGCAACGCAGGCCGATCCGCGGGCGAACGCGGAAACACTGCGCATCGCGCCAGTGGCATCACAAGTGAAACCCGAGGCGAAGCTGCCGCTGGTGAGCCTGGTGTTGCCCGCCTTGAAGCGGTTGTCGCCGCAGCAGCTCGCGAATTTTCGCGCCGACGTTATCTTTCTCACCAAGGCCGACGATCGGTTGAGCTTGTTCGAATATGCGGTTCATCGCCTGGTGCTGAAGCGGCTGCTGCCAAGGCTGGAGGAATCGCCGCCGTCAAAGCAGAGATACGATAAGCTCGCGCAGGTGTTGCCTGCCTGCCGGTCCCTGATCTCGACGCTGGCCTGGTCCGGCACACGCGACGACGCGCAAGCGGCGCGGGCGTTTGAGATTGGTACCACGATGCTGGGCGCGGCCGCCCATGGGCTGACGCTGGCCAACCGCGCGGACAGCGGTCTGACGGCTTTCGATCGGGCGCTGGATGTGCTGGCCTGTGCAGCGCCGGCGCTCAAGAAGAACGTCCTCGAAGGATGCGCCGCGTGCATTGGCGCCGACGTGCAGGTGACGGTCGAGGAGGGGGAATTATTGCGCGTCATCGCCGACGCATTGGCCTGCCCGATGCCTCCCTTAGTCAAGACGCACGGCGATTGA
- a CDS encoding LemA family protein: MQPLFAVIGTGLAILIGLGVVAFLALTYFVGVYNRLIGLKNRFKNAYAQIDVQLKRRYDLIPNLVETAKGYMKHERETLEAVVKARNMAQSASQQAAANPGNPQAMQGLGAAEAALTGTMTRFMALMENYPDLKANQNMLALQEELTSTENKVAFARQAYNDAVMTYNTAREVFPNNLVAGFGDFPAAELFQVTAPEQREGVKVQF, encoded by the coding sequence ATGCAACCCTTATTCGCCGTGATCGGGACGGGACTGGCGATTCTGATTGGTTTGGGGGTCGTGGCGTTTCTGGCACTGACGTACTTTGTCGGTGTTTACAACCGGCTGATCGGACTGAAGAACCGCTTCAAGAATGCTTATGCACAGATCGATGTGCAGTTGAAGCGGCGCTACGACTTGATTCCCAACCTGGTCGAAACGGCCAAGGGATACATGAAGCACGAGCGCGAAACGCTGGAAGCCGTGGTCAAGGCGCGCAACATGGCGCAGTCCGCCAGCCAACAGGCCGCGGCCAATCCTGGCAATCCGCAAGCCATGCAAGGGCTGGGAGCGGCCGAGGCGGCGCTCACCGGCACGATGACACGATTCATGGCGCTGATGGAAAATTATCCCGACCTGAAGGCCAATCAAAACATGTTGGCGCTGCAAGAAGAATTGACCAGCACCGAGAACAAGGTGGCCTTCGCTCGACAGGCTTACAACGACGCGGTGATGACGTACAACACGGCGCGGGAAGTGTTTCCGAACAACCTGGTGGCCGGCTTCGGCGATTTTCCGGCTGCCGAGTTGTTCCAGGTCACAGCGCCCGAGCAGCGTGAAGGGGTGAAGGTGCAGTTCTAA
- a CDS encoding serine hydrolase domain-containing protein, producing the protein MMRGALQFAVCLHLILLCLAGGAAAQRTKGTKLDPRIAAQVDEVIRAKIDETGAVGLAVGIIQDRRVALVETYGLANRETNKPVTRNTMFRWASCSKPVTALAAMQLVDQGRLNLDDDIRKYVPEFPQHDATITVRQLLCHQGGIVHYSNGKVIPTLVDYEKAHPFADVVVALDRFKASPLVAVPGTKYSYSTYGYILLSAVVQRAGNEPFAEQVSKRIAGPAKLKSLQPDYQWINIPHRAEGYRKKDDMIVPSVDEDVSWKLGGGGFISNIDDFAGFAATLLQGNLLSPTAYEAMWTRQHTTDGKETEYGLGFNITPQRAGLRVSHNGSQEKTRTRLVIYPEKGSGVVLMTNSEWVEPEDFTTAIFKALK; encoded by the coding sequence ATGATGCGTGGGGCCCTTCAGTTCGCTGTTTGCTTGCATCTGATCTTGCTCTGCCTTGCCGGTGGCGCCGCTGCGCAGCGGACCAAGGGAACAAAGCTCGATCCGCGCATCGCCGCCCAGGTCGATGAGGTCATTCGTGCCAAGATCGACGAAACCGGCGCGGTAGGTCTTGCCGTCGGCATCATCCAGGATCGGCGGGTCGCCCTGGTCGAAACCTACGGCCTGGCCAACCGCGAGACGAACAAACCCGTCACCCGCAATACGATGTTTCGCTGGGCGTCCTGCTCGAAGCCGGTCACGGCGTTGGCGGCAATGCAACTTGTCGATCAGGGACGTCTGAATCTTGACGACGATATTCGCAAGTACGTCCCGGAGTTTCCGCAGCACGACGCGACGATTACCGTACGCCAGTTGCTGTGCCATCAAGGCGGGATCGTTCACTACTCGAACGGCAAAGTGATTCCCACGCTGGTCGACTACGAAAAGGCGCACCCGTTTGCCGACGTCGTCGTGGCGCTTGATCGTTTCAAGGCGTCACCGCTTGTCGCCGTGCCCGGCACGAAATACTCGTATTCGACTTACGGTTACATCTTGCTCAGCGCCGTCGTCCAGCGTGCCGGCAACGAGCCATTTGCCGAACAGGTTTCAAAACGCATCGCCGGGCCGGCCAAACTGAAGTCTCTGCAGCCAGACTATCAGTGGATCAACATCCCGCACCGCGCCGAAGGCTATCGAAAAAAAGACGACATGATCGTGCCTTCGGTCGACGAGGATGTCAGTTGGAAACTGGGTGGCGGCGGCTTCATCTCGAATATCGATGATTTCGCCGGCTTTGCCGCCACCTTGTTGCAAGGAAACCTCCTATCGCCAACCGCCTACGAAGCCATGTGGACACGGCAACACACCACCGACGGCAAGGAGACCGAATACGGCCTGGGCTTCAACATCACGCCGCAGCGCGCCGGGCTGCGCGTTTCGCACAACGGCTCACAGGAAAAAACGCGCACGCGCCTGGTCATCTATCCCGAGAAGGGAAGCGGCGTCGTCCTGATGACCAATTCCGAATGGGTCGAGCCCGAGGATTTCACCACGGCGATCTTCAAAGCGCTGAAGTGA